The Panicum hallii strain FIL2 chromosome 9, PHallii_v3.1, whole genome shotgun sequence genome has a window encoding:
- the LOC112878121 gene encoding pentatricopeptide repeat-containing protein At2g16880-like, giving the protein MDTPPSTSASATASSSPAAASNPRTDPDYALVSSVADALVSASRLPSPPPMDTVLAPYLPRLTSLHHPRVLSLAAANPSLASPHTLLAYRRLVSPPSCLSSLLPLLPVLPYRDLLPLLLGFVPLDPLRHLHRHLLSSLPTSALADAALSAYSRLRLPHLAAQLLHSLRRRGRVRPSLQAANAVLSALARSPSTSPQASLDAFRSLIGLRLHPNHYTFNLLVHTHCSKGTLADALSTLSTMQGFGLSPDAVTYNTLLNAHCRKGMLGEARALLARMKKEGIAPTRPTYNTLVSAYARLGWMKQATKVVEAMTAFGFEPDLWTYNVLAAGLCQAGKVGEAFRLKDEMEGLGIVSPDVVTYNTLLDACFKWQCSSDALNLLEEMRDKGVKASLVTHNIVVKGLCREGQLEEASGRLKMMEEEGLAPDVITYNTLVDAYCKAGNVAKAFMLMDEMVGRGLKMDTFTLNTLLLNLCKQKRYEEAEELLRSPPQRGFLPDEVSYGTVMATYFKEYNPEPALRLWDEMVERKLTPSVSTYNTLIKGLSRMGKLKEAIDKLNELMEKGLVPDDTTYNIIIHAYCKEGDLENAFQFHNKMVENSFKPDVVTCNTLMNGLCLYGKLDKALKLFESWVEKGKKVDVITYNTLIQALCKDGNVDMALHFFADMEVRGLQPDAFTYNVVLSALSEAGRSEEAQNLLHKLDESGKLSEKYSYPLMNETAKNPEVKCDTEIGGNARGDDQENYNKRVNELCIGGQLKEAKAVLDEMMQKGMSVDSSTYITLMEGLIKRQKRQTHAAG; this is encoded by the coding sequence ATGGACACTCCACCTTCAACCTCCGcttcagccaccgcctcctcctcgccggctgCTGCATCCAACCCCCGTACTGACCCAGACTATGCCCTTGTCTCGTCCGTGGCGGACGCGCTCGTCTCCGCCTCCCgcctgccctcgccgccgcccatgGACACCGTCCTGGCCCCGTACCTCCCGCGCCTCACCTCCTTACACCACCCTCGCGTGCTCTCTCTTGCCGCCGCCAACCCGTCGCTCGCCTCGCCGCACACTCTCCTCGCCTACCGCCGCCTCGTTTCGCCTCCATCCTGCCTTTCCTCCCTCCTTCCGCTCCTCCCCGTGCTCCCCTACCGCGACCTCCTCCCGCTCCTCCTCGGCTTCGTTCCGCTCGACCCGCTgcgccacctccaccgccacctcctctcGAGTCTCCCCACGAGCGCGCTCGCCGACGCCGCGCTCTCCGCGTACtcccgcctccgcctcccccACCTCGCCGCGCAGCTCCTTCACTCCCTCCGACGCCGCGGACGCGTCCGCCCCTCCCTCCAGGCAGCTAACGCCGTACTCTCCGCCCTCGCGCGCAGCCCCTCCACCTCGCCGCAGGCCTCTCTGGACGCCTTCCGCTCCCTCATCGGTTTGCGGCTCCACCCCAACCATTACACCTTCAACCTCCTGGTCCACACCCACTGCTCCAAGGGCACCCTCGCCGACGCCCTCTCCACGCTCTCCACAATGCAGGGGTTTGGACTCTCCCCCGACGCTGTCACCTACAACACGCTCCTCAACGCGCACTGTCGCAAGGGCATGCTTGGCGAGGCGCGGGCGCTGCTGGCCAGGATGAAGAAGGAGGGAATCGCGCCCACAAGGCCCACGTATAATACCCTCGTCTCGGCGTACGCCAGGCTCGGATGGATGAAGCAGGCGACCAAGGTCGTGGAGGCCATGACGGCGTTCGGTTTCGAGCCTGACCTGTGGACGTACAATGTGCTTGCAGCAGGGCTCTGCCAGGCAGGGAAGGTGGGCGAGGCATTTAGGCTGAAGGATGAGATGGAGGGGCTCGGCATAGTATCACCTGATGTAGTCACCTACAATACGCTTCTTGATGCGTGCTTCAAGTGGCAGTGCTCTTCAGATGCACTGAATCTGCTTGAGGAAATGCGTGACAAAGGGGTGAAGGCAAGTTTGGTCACACATAACATTGTTGTGAAGGGGCTCTGCAGGGAGGGACAATTGGAAGAGGCATCAGGGCGCCTCAAAATGATGGAAGAGGAGGGGTTGGCACCAGATGTGATTACATACAATACATTGGTTGATGCATATTGCAAAGCCGGCAATGTTGCCAAAGCATTCATGTTGATGGATGAGATGGTGGGAAGGGGACTCAAAATGGACACTTTCACCCTGAACACTTTACTACTTAACTTATGCAAACAGAAGCGTTATGAAGAGGCTGAGGAGCTCTTACGTTCACCACCCCAGAGGGGTTTTCTACCTGATGAAGTCAGCTATGGTACAGTGATGGCAACCTACTTTAAGGAGTATAATCCAGAGCCTGCTCTGCGTCTGTGGGATGAAATGGTCGAAAGGAAGTTAACACCTAGTGTTTCTACTTACAACACATTGATCAAAGGGCTTTCCAGAATGGGGAAGTTGAAAGAGGCCATTGATAAATTGAATGAGCTGATGGAGAAGGGGTTGGTGCCAGATGACACCACCTACAATATCATCATTCATGCCTACTGTAAGGAAGGGGACTTGGAGAACGCTTTCCAGTTCCACAACAAGATGGTGGAGAACTCTTTTAAGCCAGATGTTGTTACCTGCAACACTTTGATGAATGGGCTTTGTCTGTATGGCAAGCTTGACAAAGCATTGAAGCTTTTCGAGTCATGGGTAGAGAAAGGGAAGAAGGTTGATGTAATCACATATAACACCTTAATTCAAGCTTTGTGCAAAGATGGCAATGTTGATATGGCTTTGCATTTCTTTGCTGACATGGAGGTCAGAGGCTTGCAGCCTGATGCATTTACTTACAATGTTGTGTTGTCTGCACTATCTGAGGCAGGGCGATCAGAGGAAGCACAGAATTTGCTGCATAAGTTAGACGAGAGCGGAAAGTTATCTGAAAAATATTCTTATCCTCTAATGAATGAGACAGCGAAGAACCCAGAGGTTAAATGTGACACTGAAATTGGTGGAAATGCACGAGGCGATGATCAGGAGAACTATAACAAACGTGTAAATGAGCTCTGCATTGGAGGGCAACTGAAAGAAGCTAAGGCTGTTTTGGATGAGATGATGCAAAAGGGCATGTCCGTTGACAGTTCAACTTATATCACTTTGATGGAAGGCCTTATCAAAAGGCAAAAGAGGCAAACACATGCAGCTGGATAG